One Dietzia sp. JS16-p6b genomic window carries:
- a CDS encoding NAD-dependent epimerase/dehydratase family protein, producing MRVVLTGASGDFGTALLRGLILRDEVDRVVALARSPLRVRHPKIDRRAVDITSGDLDEVVAGADAVIHCAFMVEEPRDKESARIVNVDGSRRVLYAAESAGARVCVMTSSINAYGPRGGAEVIDETAPIGADEDHYYFHHKALVEEDVRRWRRGSDGRMAVAVLRPTYVVGPDMSNSGLDTMRSRVVLHPSPGRSYFQFLHQDDLVDAYLRVILAGVDGEFNLGPEGALTVSQLCRMNRSVCIPVPLGAARRMADLGYRMRLLPFSSHWVTCGEPVTTSRRLRDATGWTPRYDCAEAARLMLTG from the coding sequence ATGAGGGTGGTGCTGACCGGGGCCTCCGGAGACTTCGGCACGGCACTGCTGCGCGGGCTGATACTGCGGGACGAGGTCGACCGCGTGGTCGCGCTCGCCCGGTCGCCGTTGCGGGTCCGACACCCGAAGATCGACCGGCGGGCCGTCGACATCACCTCAGGCGACCTCGACGAGGTGGTCGCGGGCGCCGACGCTGTGATCCACTGCGCCTTCATGGTCGAGGAACCGCGCGACAAGGAGTCGGCGCGGATCGTCAACGTCGACGGGTCGCGACGGGTCCTGTACGCGGCCGAGTCCGCCGGTGCCCGGGTGTGCGTGATGACCTCGAGCATCAACGCCTACGGCCCCCGCGGGGGCGCCGAGGTGATCGATGAGACGGCGCCGATCGGCGCCGATGAGGACCACTACTACTTCCACCACAAGGCGCTCGTGGAGGAGGACGTCCGCCGGTGGCGACGGGGATCCGATGGCCGCATGGCGGTGGCGGTCCTGCGCCCGACGTACGTGGTGGGTCCCGACATGTCCAACTCCGGGCTGGACACCATGCGCTCTCGCGTCGTCCTGCACCCGAGCCCAGGGCGGTCCTACTTCCAGTTCCTGCACCAGGACGACCTCGTCGACGCCTACCTGCGGGTGATCCTCGCCGGCGTCGACGGGGAGTTCAACCTGGGTCCCGAGGGGGCCCTGACCGTCTCCCAACTGTGCCGGATGAACCGGTCCGTGTGCATCCCCGTGCCACTCGGTGCCGCCCGTCGCATGGCCGACCTCGGGTACCGGATGCGGTTGCTGCCCTTCTCCTCACACTGGGTGACCTGCGGAGAGCCGGTGACCACGTCACGACGACTCCGGGACGCCACCGGGTGGACTCCCCGATACGACTGCGCCGAGGCCGCCCGCCTGATGCTCACCGGGTGA
- a CDS encoding pyridoxal phosphate-dependent aminotransferase family protein yields the protein MNHPLINRLATDERVQLFSTLQDTGQSPYYRTMHSGTGATSNVQGVDRIMLGSNNYLGLASHPEVIEATTEAVRRFGSASTGSRLLNGTMSLHEELEAEIADWFGTEDALCFSTGYQTNLGTLGALVGERDAVVIDEFAHASLRDGLRMARTTVHPFHHNDLGALEEALIAARGSSPEQILVVVDSLYSMEGSLAPLPEVAELARSFGAALMVDEAHAMGLFGPTRRGWVEQTGTADAVDVTMASFSKCSASCGGFITGSSELVTGLRVTARPMIFSTSSVPAATASSLASVRVMRTEEGARRTEAVRRNSILLRAELGGKGLECGSGLTGDEWSPIVPVPVGDDLRAVHVWNLLLERGVYTGVAVHPAVPATGAILRLCVTADHTEEQLVEAAAAIADILAATRELSAL from the coding sequence GTGAACCATCCGCTCATCAACCGCCTCGCGACAGACGAACGGGTCCAACTGTTCTCGACTCTTCAGGACACCGGGCAGAGCCCCTACTACCGCACCATGCACTCCGGCACCGGCGCGACGAGCAACGTCCAGGGCGTCGACCGGATCATGCTCGGTTCCAACAACTATCTCGGCCTGGCCAGCCACCCCGAGGTCATCGAGGCCACCACCGAGGCGGTCCGCAGGTTCGGATCCGCGAGCACCGGCAGCCGACTGCTCAACGGGACGATGTCGCTGCACGAGGAACTGGAAGCGGAGATCGCGGACTGGTTCGGCACCGAGGACGCGCTGTGCTTCTCGACCGGGTACCAGACGAACCTCGGCACCCTGGGTGCCCTCGTCGGTGAGCGGGACGCGGTGGTCATCGACGAGTTCGCCCACGCCTCACTCCGCGACGGCCTGCGGATGGCGCGGACCACCGTCCACCCGTTCCACCACAATGATCTGGGCGCACTCGAAGAGGCCCTCATCGCGGCCCGCGGGTCCTCCCCGGAGCAGATCCTCGTCGTCGTCGACTCCCTCTACTCGATGGAGGGAAGCCTCGCCCCCCTGCCCGAGGTCGCGGAGCTGGCCCGTTCCTTCGGCGCCGCACTCATGGTCGACGAGGCGCACGCCATGGGACTGTTCGGCCCGACGCGGCGGGGCTGGGTCGAACAGACCGGGACGGCGGACGCCGTGGACGTGACCATGGCGTCGTTCTCCAAGTGTTCCGCCTCCTGCGGTGGGTTCATCACCGGTAGCTCCGAGCTCGTCACCGGACTCAGGGTCACGGCGCGGCCCATGATCTTCAGCACGTCCTCGGTCCCCGCCGCGACCGCATCCTCGCTGGCCTCGGTCCGGGTCATGCGGACCGAGGAGGGGGCCCGGCGGACCGAGGCGGTGCGCCGCAACTCGATCCTGCTGCGCGCAGAACTGGGCGGCAAGGGCCTGGAGTGCGGCTCCGGCCTCACCGGCGACGAGTGGTCGCCCATCGTGCCCGTCCCCGTCGGCGACGACCTCCGCGCGGTCCACGTGTGGAACCTGCTGCTCGAGCGGGGCGTGTACACCGGTGTCGCGGTCCATCCGGCGGTCCCGGCGACCGGGGCGATCCTCCGACTGTGCGTGACGGCGGACCACACGGAGGAACAGCTGGTCGAGGCCGCCGCGGCGATCGCCGACATCCTCGCCGCCACCCGGGAACTGTCCGCACTATGA
- a CDS encoding DNA polymerase Y family protein has product MSARVMAVWCPDWPAVAAARGGGHGLHLPLAVVGPRGVLACNAVARAVGVRRGLRRREAQFRCPELVVAPADPARDAVWFEPVVQALDAVVPGIEVLRPGLFVFSAAGALRFHGGVEQVVTRVVDAVAEAGTECQVGLADELPTAVLGARGSALLDPGGDAGYLADLPVDALVVEPALGDPGELAELVGLLHRLGVRTLGDFAALPLRDVAARFGEAGAVAHRIARAVPWRPPSVTAVPTGSAVEHRCDPPLERVDEAAFLGRRLAGELHAVLAAAGVSCLRLRITARVEGGVEVNRVWRCSAPLTPEGTADRLRWQLEGWLTGTAIAGGAGGAVTALVLEPVEVVPAGRVQEGLWGEAGLAEARVHRALVRVQGLLGPEAVRVPVEVGGRGPDDRVRSLPYGDAPADPVAEGPWPGSLPAPSPSVVWPGPGYRLEIREGRDPASGVVARVSLAGGVVLRTAAGVAVGVGPRGLLTGRPEAVEITGRPCAVAGWSRPWLIDEAWWEPGPGGAPRRPKARIQVVPERAAALLLCCLVGDEPGSWTVEGVYE; this is encoded by the coding sequence ATGAGTGCGCGGGTCATGGCGGTGTGGTGCCCGGACTGGCCGGCGGTCGCGGCGGCCCGGGGCGGGGGACACGGTCTGCACCTGCCGCTCGCGGTGGTCGGCCCGCGCGGGGTGCTCGCGTGCAACGCCGTCGCGCGCGCGGTCGGGGTGCGACGCGGGCTGCGCCGGCGCGAGGCGCAGTTCAGGTGCCCGGAGCTCGTCGTGGCGCCGGCGGATCCGGCGCGGGATGCCGTGTGGTTCGAACCCGTGGTGCAGGCGCTGGACGCCGTGGTGCCGGGCATCGAGGTGCTGCGTCCCGGTCTGTTCGTGTTCTCCGCTGCCGGGGCGCTGCGGTTCCACGGCGGCGTGGAGCAGGTCGTGACCCGGGTGGTGGATGCGGTGGCGGAGGCCGGGACGGAGTGCCAGGTGGGCTTGGCGGACGAGCTGCCCACGGCCGTGCTCGGCGCGCGCGGATCGGCGCTGCTGGATCCGGGCGGGGACGCCGGCTATCTGGCCGACCTGCCCGTGGACGCGCTCGTGGTGGAGCCCGCGCTGGGTGACCCGGGCGAGCTGGCGGAGCTGGTCGGGCTGCTACACCGGCTCGGCGTACGGACGCTCGGAGACTTCGCCGCGCTCCCGTTGCGGGACGTGGCCGCCCGCTTCGGCGAGGCGGGAGCGGTGGCGCATCGTATCGCCCGCGCCGTGCCGTGGAGGCCCCCGTCGGTCACCGCGGTACCCACGGGGTCGGCGGTCGAGCACCGGTGCGATCCGCCACTGGAACGGGTGGACGAGGCGGCGTTCCTCGGACGTCGGCTGGCGGGGGAGCTGCATGCCGTCCTCGCCGCGGCCGGGGTCTCGTGCCTCCGCCTGCGCATCACCGCGCGGGTCGAAGGGGGCGTGGAGGTCAACCGGGTGTGGCGGTGCTCCGCTCCGCTCACCCCGGAGGGCACCGCCGACCGGTTGCGCTGGCAGCTGGAGGGCTGGCTCACCGGTACCGCGATCGCCGGTGGTGCCGGAGGGGCGGTCACCGCTCTCGTCCTGGAGCCGGTGGAGGTGGTACCCGCCGGCCGCGTCCAGGAGGGGTTGTGGGGTGAGGCGGGGCTGGCGGAGGCGCGTGTGCACCGCGCTCTCGTGCGGGTGCAGGGACTGCTCGGGCCGGAGGCGGTCCGTGTCCCCGTGGAGGTCGGCGGCCGGGGCCCGGATGATCGCGTGCGGTCCCTACCGTACGGGGACGCCCCGGCCGACCCGGTCGCGGAGGGGCCGTGGCCGGGGTCTCTGCCGGCGCCGTCGCCGTCGGTGGTGTGGCCGGGGCCGGGCTACAGGTTGGAGATCCGCGAGGGCCGTGACCCCGCGTCAGGGGTCGTGGCACGGGTTTCCCTCGCCGGGGGGGTCGTCCTGCGCACCGCTGCGGGGGTTGCGGTCGGGGTCGGCCCACGAGGCCTGCTCACCGGGCGACCCGAGGCGGTCGAGATCACGGGCCGTCCATGTGCGGTGGCCGGCTGGTCACGACCGTGGCTGATCGACGAGGCCTGGTGGGAGCCCGGCCCCGGTGGTGCGCCCCGTCGGCCGAAGGCCCGGATACAGGTCGTCCCCGAGCGGGCGGCCGCGTTGCTGCTGTGCTGCCTGGTGGGGGACGAGCCGGGGAGTTGGACGGTCGAGGGGGTGTACGAATGA
- a CDS encoding L-lactate dehydrogenase: MKASIGNRIVLIGAGDVGIAYGYALVNQGLADHLSIIDIDHDKLVGEVMDLNHGVVWAPSPTLVTEGTYDDCADATMVVICAGAAQRPGETRLDLVGRNMAIFEGIVGDVMATGFDGILLVATNPVDILTQASWRYSGLPSAQVIGSGTILDSARFRFMLGEYYDVAPMSVHASIIGEHGDTELPVFSSANVSGVPLRRDLDGDPATRERLARIFTETRDAAYRIIDSKGSTSYGIGMGLARITRAVLRNEQVSLPVSTLLRGEYGQDGIFIGVPAVIGRTGVQRVVELELDATEIEQFARSASALRAVSEQFEILR; encoded by the coding sequence ATGAAGGCCTCCATCGGGAACCGCATCGTGCTCATCGGCGCCGGGGACGTGGGCATCGCCTACGGGTACGCGCTCGTCAACCAGGGCCTGGCCGACCACCTGTCCATCATCGACATCGACCACGACAAACTGGTCGGCGAGGTCATGGATCTCAACCACGGCGTCGTGTGGGCCCCCTCCCCCACCCTCGTCACGGAGGGCACCTATGACGACTGCGCGGACGCCACGATGGTGGTGATCTGCGCCGGCGCCGCCCAGCGACCCGGCGAGACGCGACTCGACCTGGTCGGCAGGAACATGGCGATCTTCGAGGGGATCGTCGGCGACGTCATGGCGACCGGCTTCGACGGCATCCTGCTCGTGGCCACCAACCCCGTCGACATCCTCACCCAGGCCTCCTGGCGCTACTCCGGCCTTCCCTCCGCACAGGTCATCGGCTCCGGGACGATCCTCGACTCGGCGCGCTTCCGCTTCATGCTGGGCGAGTACTACGACGTCGCCCCGATGAGCGTGCACGCCTCGATCATCGGCGAGCACGGTGACACCGAACTGCCGGTCTTCTCGTCCGCCAACGTCTCGGGGGTGCCACTGCGCCGGGATCTCGACGGGGACCCGGCCACGCGGGAACGACTGGCCCGGATCTTCACGGAGACCAGGGACGCCGCCTACCGGATCATCGACTCCAAGGGCTCCACGAGCTACGGCATCGGCATGGGGCTGGCCCGCATCACGCGAGCCGTGCTGCGCAACGAGCAGGTGTCGCTACCGGTCTCCACGTTGTTGCGGGGCGAGTACGGGCAGGACGGGATCTTCATCGGCGTCCCCGCGGTGATCGGCCGGACCGGGGTCCAGCGCGTGGTGGAGTTGGAACTCGACGCCACCGAGATCGAACAGTTCGCCCGCAGCGCGTCTGCACTGCGGGCGGTGTCGGAGCAGTTCGAGATACTGCGCTGA
- a CDS encoding GDSL-type esterase/lipase family protein yields the protein MSEPRDLPVCIIGDSFVAGYGDETGRGWTAHLVEEGAGVGLSLHTTVAGIGGDTSEMILARWDEVDRRRAAFPTTAVIAEFGVNDVMEHEGALRVEEAGTVAALRGMIARAPEGRFLVVGPPPVVWEEVNERIAARAAAIAAVCSEAGVPFVPTFDSLRPGGAWMREVTAGDGAHPGRAGYEEFARVVSGPVLEWLGSLPDEEPG from the coding sequence GTGAGCGAACCGCGTGACCTCCCCGTCTGCATCATCGGCGACTCCTTCGTGGCCGGATACGGCGACGAGACCGGCCGGGGATGGACCGCGCACCTGGTCGAGGAGGGTGCCGGGGTGGGCCTGAGCCTCCACACCACCGTCGCGGGGATCGGTGGGGACACCTCCGAGATGATCCTGGCCCGGTGGGACGAGGTCGACCGCCGACGCGCCGCGTTCCCGACCACGGCGGTGATCGCGGAGTTCGGCGTCAACGACGTGATGGAGCACGAGGGCGCCCTGCGCGTCGAGGAGGCGGGCACGGTCGCGGCCCTGCGCGGGATGATCGCCCGTGCTCCCGAGGGGCGGTTCCTGGTGGTGGGGCCGCCACCGGTCGTGTGGGAGGAGGTCAATGAGCGGATCGCCGCCCGCGCCGCGGCCATTGCCGCGGTGTGCTCCGAGGCCGGGGTGCCGTTCGTGCCGACCTTCGACTCCCTGCGGCCCGGTGGGGCGTGGATGCGGGAGGTCACCGCCGGCGACGGGGCGCACCCCGGCCGCGCGGGGTACGAGGAGTTCGCCCGGGTCGTCTCAGGCCCGGTGCTCGAGTGGTTGGGCTCCCTACCGGATGAAGAACCGGGGTAG
- a CDS encoding sucrase ferredoxin, with protein MSDTDSATHPGWCSLQSADEPPAGTAAHEESWVLLEVPGRWGRDIFDGEALGEDLSRRLKEHIADCGSRMLFIRRPGREGQRLDRHRFYLCDTRPDRQSIRAGRVDGPEELLGLDLSPDGHVAGTREVAAPVPLVCTHAKRDQCCAVRGRPVAAGLESLLGGRLAALDPDAAVWECSHTGGHRFAPVLLLPGTGYTYGPAEVAHAAGIVEAALDGRVVTENLRGRSTWPPAGQVAEVAVRNSGVEAGPGDLVVTIDPDSPRVAVVRHTDGRAWRVEAGTRPLPPRSQSCRKPPGEASAWVVESFTQL; from the coding sequence GTGTCAGATACCGATTCCGCCACACACCCGGGTTGGTGTTCCCTGCAGTCCGCCGACGAGCCCCCGGCAGGCACCGCCGCCCACGAGGAGTCGTGGGTGCTGCTGGAGGTCCCCGGGCGCTGGGGGCGCGACATCTTCGACGGTGAGGCCCTGGGCGAGGACCTGTCCCGACGTCTCAAGGAGCACATCGCGGACTGCGGGTCGCGCATGCTCTTCATCCGTCGGCCCGGCCGCGAGGGGCAGCGCCTCGACCGGCACCGCTTCTACCTCTGCGACACCCGCCCCGACCGGCAGAGCATCCGCGCCGGCCGCGTCGACGGGCCTGAGGAGTTGCTCGGACTGGACCTGTCTCCGGACGGGCACGTGGCCGGTACCCGCGAGGTCGCGGCACCTGTGCCACTCGTGTGCACCCACGCCAAGCGTGACCAGTGCTGCGCTGTGCGGGGCCGCCCCGTCGCGGCCGGCCTGGAGTCACTGTTGGGCGGGCGCCTGGCAGCGCTCGACCCCGATGCCGCGGTGTGGGAGTGTTCCCACACCGGGGGGCACCGCTTCGCCCCGGTCCTGTTGTTGCCCGGCACCGGTTACACCTATGGGCCCGCGGAGGTGGCCCACGCGGCCGGGATCGTCGAGGCGGCACTGGACGGCCGGGTCGTCACCGAGAACCTGCGGGGCCGTAGCACCTGGCCACCGGCCGGTCAGGTGGCGGAGGTGGCCGTGCGGAACTCCGGTGTGGAGGCGGGGCCGGGCGACCTCGTCGTCACGATCGACCCCGATTCCCCGCGCGTGGCCGTGGTCCGCCACACAGACGGACGCGCCTGGCGCGTCGAGGCGGGCACCCGCCCACTGCCTCCACGGTCCCAGAGCTGCCGTAAACCGCCCGGCGAGGCGTCGGCGTGGGTCGTGGAGTCGTTCACCCAACTCTGA
- a CDS encoding error-prone DNA polymerase codes for MNWYHGPRTWTELERVLSGRPNPRGPHNPHPGDGSDAPAWSRRRGEYTPPHGRRTPGRVPYAELHAHSAFSFLDGASSPEAMAEAAAELGLTALAITDHDGLYGVVRFAEAASELGLATVFGAELSLPGGEHLLVLARGGEGYRRLSRAIAHAHLRGGAKGEPRYEIGELAEAAGGHWYVLTGCRRGRVRRALERGGAGVPGVDTAAAGAAMGELVDLFGRDRVVVELTCHGVPEDTERCDALATLAAAAGLPVVATTAAHCAGPEDARLASVMAALGARDALETHAAHLPPAGGAYLRSGEEMAELFDRWPGAVSRAADLGRECAFDLRLIAPELPPFDVPEGHTEDSRLAELTYAGAARRYGAPGAAPEAYAQIHRELGVIAELGFPGYFLVVHDIVEFCRREGILCQGRGSAANSAVCYSLGITNVDPVGAHLLFERFLSPERDGPPDIDVDIESGRREEAIQYVYSRYGRDHAAQVANVITYRGRSAVRDVARALGYSVGQQDAWSKSVDRWSGLKNHEREATEHTVPADVLALARRLVGLPRHLGIHSGGMVICDRPVADVVPVEWARMPGRTVLQWDKDDCAAVGLVKFDMLGLGMLTALHHAIDLAAEHKDLEVDLARLDLSDPEVYEMLCRGDSVGVFQVESRAQMATLPRLRPRTFYDLVVEVALIRPGPIQGGSVHPYIRRRNGKEKVVFDHPALEAALGRTLGIPLFQEQLMQIATEIAGFTAAEADQLRRAMGAKRSPERMARLRERFFAGMRDLHGIGTSPPGTPVTGPEVGERIWEKMCAFANYGFPESHSQSFAAIVYYSAWFKCHHPAVFCAALLRSQPMGFYSPQSLVADARRHGVTVHRPCVNRSIGGATCENEGTEVRLGLESVRAIGTDLAAAIADERDTHGPYASAADLAGRTGLTVRQMEALATAGALDALGVGGRRAALWSAATAARQRPGMLPGLSQVDAPALPGMSLLELTSADLTATGISPEEYPTVHARPWLESRGVCTTAGLAHVPDGSRVEVAGAVTHRQRPATAEGVTFLSLEDETGMTNIVCSVGLWARYRPIVSSAPALIVRGTVENRSGAVSVVADKIERLHLGMAIGRSRDFR; via the coding sequence GTGAACTGGTACCACGGCCCCAGGACCTGGACCGAGCTGGAGCGGGTTCTGTCCGGCCGGCCGAACCCGCGTGGGCCTCACAACCCGCACCCCGGTGACGGCAGCGACGCCCCCGCCTGGTCCCGTCGACGGGGTGAGTACACCCCGCCTCACGGGCGCCGGACGCCGGGACGGGTGCCCTACGCCGAGCTCCACGCCCATTCCGCCTTCAGCTTCCTGGACGGCGCCTCCTCACCCGAGGCGATGGCGGAGGCGGCGGCGGAACTGGGGCTGACCGCGCTGGCGATCACCGATCACGACGGCTTGTACGGGGTCGTCCGATTCGCCGAGGCGGCGTCCGAGCTGGGTCTGGCGACCGTCTTCGGTGCCGAGCTCTCGCTGCCCGGGGGTGAACACCTGCTCGTGTTGGCCCGCGGAGGGGAGGGCTATCGCAGACTCTCGCGTGCGATCGCCCACGCCCACCTCAGGGGAGGTGCGAAGGGTGAACCGCGGTACGAGATCGGGGAGCTCGCCGAGGCCGCCGGTGGTCACTGGTACGTGCTCACCGGGTGTCGCAGAGGGCGGGTGCGGCGAGCCCTCGAACGCGGCGGCGCGGGTGTGCCCGGCGTCGACACCGCGGCTGCGGGTGCAGCGATGGGCGAGCTCGTCGACCTGTTCGGACGGGACCGGGTGGTCGTGGAGCTGACCTGTCACGGCGTTCCCGAGGACACCGAGCGATGTGACGCGCTGGCCACGCTCGCGGCCGCGGCGGGCCTGCCCGTCGTGGCCACCACCGCCGCGCACTGTGCGGGCCCGGAGGACGCCCGTCTGGCCTCTGTCATGGCGGCGCTCGGAGCCCGCGACGCCCTGGAGACCCATGCCGCGCACCTGCCCCCGGCCGGAGGGGCGTACCTGCGCTCGGGGGAGGAGATGGCCGAGTTGTTCGACCGCTGGCCGGGCGCCGTCTCCAGGGCGGCGGACCTGGGTCGCGAGTGTGCATTCGACCTCCGGCTCATCGCCCCCGAACTGCCTCCGTTCGACGTTCCCGAGGGGCACACGGAGGACAGCCGGCTCGCCGAGCTCACCTACGCGGGGGCCGCCCGGCGCTACGGGGCCCCCGGCGCGGCTCCGGAGGCCTACGCGCAGATCCACCGCGAGCTGGGGGTGATCGCCGAGCTGGGGTTCCCCGGCTACTTCCTCGTGGTCCACGACATCGTCGAGTTCTGTCGCAGGGAGGGCATCCTCTGTCAGGGCAGGGGATCGGCCGCCAACTCGGCCGTCTGCTACTCCCTCGGCATCACCAACGTGGACCCGGTGGGGGCGCACCTGCTCTTCGAGCGTTTCCTGTCCCCGGAGCGGGACGGTCCACCGGACATCGACGTGGACATCGAGTCCGGCCGCCGGGAGGAGGCCATCCAGTACGTCTACTCCCGCTACGGGCGGGATCACGCCGCGCAGGTGGCCAACGTCATCACCTACCGGGGGCGGTCGGCCGTGCGGGACGTGGCCCGGGCGCTCGGGTACTCCGTCGGCCAGCAGGACGCGTGGTCCAAGAGCGTCGACCGGTGGTCGGGTCTGAAGAACCACGAGCGGGAGGCCACCGAGCACACGGTGCCCGCCGACGTGCTGGCGCTGGCCCGCAGACTCGTCGGGCTCCCCCGGCATCTCGGCATCCACTCCGGCGGCATGGTGATCTGCGACCGGCCTGTGGCCGATGTGGTGCCCGTCGAATGGGCGCGCATGCCCGGACGGACCGTCCTGCAGTGGGACAAGGACGACTGCGCCGCGGTCGGCCTGGTCAAGTTCGACATGCTGGGGCTGGGGATGCTCACGGCGCTCCACCACGCCATCGACCTCGCGGCCGAGCACAAGGACCTCGAGGTGGACCTGGCCCGGCTGGACCTCTCCGATCCCGAGGTCTACGAGATGCTGTGCCGCGGCGATTCCGTGGGGGTGTTCCAGGTGGAGTCGCGGGCGCAGATGGCGACCCTGCCCAGACTCCGGCCGCGGACGTTCTACGACCTCGTGGTGGAGGTGGCGCTCATCCGCCCCGGCCCCATCCAGGGCGGCTCCGTGCACCCCTACATCCGTAGACGCAACGGCAAGGAGAAGGTGGTGTTCGACCACCCCGCACTCGAGGCCGCCCTGGGTAGGACGCTGGGGATCCCCTTGTTCCAGGAGCAACTCATGCAGATCGCCACCGAGATAGCCGGGTTCACCGCGGCGGAGGCGGACCAGCTCCGCCGGGCGATGGGGGCCAAACGTTCACCCGAGCGGATGGCACGGTTGCGGGAGAGGTTCTTCGCGGGAATGCGTGATCTCCACGGCATCGGCACCAGCCCACCCGGGACCCCGGTCACCGGGCCCGAGGTGGGGGAGCGGATCTGGGAGAAGATGTGCGCGTTCGCCAACTACGGCTTCCCGGAGAGCCACTCCCAGTCCTTCGCGGCGATCGTCTACTACTCGGCGTGGTTCAAGTGCCACCACCCGGCAGTCTTCTGCGCGGCGCTGCTGCGTAGTCAACCGATGGGGTTCTACTCGCCGCAGTCCCTCGTGGCCGACGCCCGCAGGCACGGCGTCACCGTGCACCGGCCCTGCGTCAACCGCTCGATCGGCGGAGCCACCTGCGAGAACGAGGGGACCGAGGTGCGCCTCGGCCTGGAGTCCGTCCGGGCGATCGGCACCGACCTCGCCGCGGCGATCGCCGACGAGCGCGACACCCACGGGCCGTATGCCTCGGCTGCCGACCTCGCCGGCCGCACCGGACTGACCGTCCGGCAGATGGAGGCACTGGCCACCGCGGGAGCACTCGACGCGCTCGGCGTCGGGGGGCGGCGGGCGGCCCTGTGGTCGGCCGCCACCGCCGCCCGGCAACGGCCCGGGATGCTGCCCGGGCTGAGCCAGGTCGACGCCCCGGCACTGCCGGGGATGAGCCTCCTCGAACTCACCTCCGCAGATCTGACCGCCACCGGGATCAGTCCCGAGGAGTACCCGACGGTTCACGCCCGGCCGTGGCTGGAGTCCCGGGGGGTGTGCACCACCGCCGGGCTCGCGCACGTCCCCGACGGCAGCCGGGTGGAGGTCGCCGGCGCGGTCACCCACCGGCAGCGGCCGGCCACCGCCGAGGGGGTGACCTTCCTCAGCCTCGAGGACGAGACGGGCATGACCAACATCGTGTGCTCGGTGGGGCTGTGGGCACGCTACCGCCCGATCGTCTCCTCGGCCCCGGCGCTCATCGTCCGCGGTACCGTGGAGAACCGCTCGGGCGCGGTGAGCGTGGTGGCGGACAAGATCGAACGCCTCCACCTGGGCATGGCGATCGGCCGCAGCCGGGACTTCCGGTGA
- a CDS encoding acyl-CoA dehydrogenase family protein, translating into MLLTSENQTLDSYAPGLRDRLYEHGLLTNEGARSTAVADWSATGGTGLIVPAALGGAGASAVDAVRFQTAIGAVAPSLAAATTMHHLSCATLFEAAEDASQDERDLIKALVEGGTVMASGFSEGTPGGSVFRPTMAARRDGDDYLLSGRKAPCSLSRSMSLLVASALVDESERAVVLVFDGAEGLHREEFWRSPVLAAAESDALILDDVRVGADMVFLTSENDPDDVHEMTGYVWFGLLISSCYLGVATRMVERLTDRDRLDPKLFSSALAEVETMRTALHAVAREFDEGARGGDISARLALVRWSMRDALVRVQSMVREAVGGFAYMQDPELAYAFEAVQVFGYHPPSRRDTADRLVQWARGEDFRYV; encoded by the coding sequence ATGCTCCTCACCTCCGAGAACCAGACCCTCGACTCCTACGCCCCCGGATTGCGCGATCGCCTGTACGAGCACGGCCTGCTCACCAACGAGGGTGCCCGGAGCACCGCCGTGGCGGACTGGTCCGCCACCGGTGGGACCGGTCTGATCGTCCCCGCCGCGCTGGGCGGAGCGGGCGCGAGCGCGGTCGACGCGGTGCGGTTCCAGACCGCCATCGGCGCGGTCGCCCCCTCCCTCGCGGCCGCGACCACGATGCACCACCTGTCGTGCGCGACCCTCTTCGAGGCCGCCGAGGACGCCTCGCAGGACGAGCGCGACCTCATCAAGGCGCTGGTCGAGGGCGGCACCGTGATGGCCTCCGGTTTCTCCGAGGGGACCCCCGGGGGATCTGTGTTCCGTCCGACCATGGCCGCCCGCCGGGACGGTGACGACTACCTCCTCTCCGGCCGCAAGGCCCCCTGCAGTCTCTCGAGGTCCATGAGCCTCCTGGTGGCGAGCGCGCTGGTGGACGAGTCCGAGCGGGCCGTCGTCCTGGTCTTCGACGGGGCCGAGGGGCTTCATCGGGAGGAGTTCTGGAGAAGTCCCGTCCTCGCGGCAGCCGAGAGCGACGCACTGATCCTCGATGACGTCCGGGTCGGTGCCGACATGGTGTTCCTCACCTCCGAGAACGACCCCGACGATGTCCACGAGATGACCGGTTATGTGTGGTTCGGACTGCTCATCAGTTCCTGCTACCTCGGGGTCGCCACGCGGATGGTCGAGCGACTCACCGACCGCGACCGTCTCGATCCGAAGCTGTTCTCCTCGGCGCTCGCCGAGGTCGAGACCATGCGGACCGCTCTGCACGCCGTGGCCCGCGAGTTCGATGAGGGGGCCCGCGGCGGCGACATCTCGGCTCGCCTCGCGCTGGTCCGGTGGTCGATGCGCGACGCTCTCGTGAGGGTGCAGTCGATGGTCCGCGAGGCCGTGGGCGGGTTCGCCTACATGCAGGACCCTGAACTCGCCTACGCCTTCGAGGCCGTTCAGGTGTTCGGATATCACCCGCCGTCGCGGCGGGACACCGCGGACAGATTGGTGCAGTGGGCCCGCGGGGAGGACTTCCGCTACGTCTGA